Proteins encoded in a region of the Triticum dicoccoides isolate Atlit2015 ecotype Zavitan chromosome 3A, WEW_v2.0, whole genome shotgun sequence genome:
- the LOC119269686 gene encoding NDR1/HIN1-like protein 10 yields the protein MASYEKQQPPPPPPPANAAPYYAYPAPQQPYYAPQPPPPPAPRRSGPGCLLCFVFKVIALVVIALGAAVLVLWLILRPGAVRATAVSATLSRFDLAEGVRAGEGVLQYNLTVDVRVRNPNRFRIHYEYAEAQASYDGERFGYHPVQPFYLERKGERTVTAAFAGSSAVDDRGALRSYRRERGDGFYYVKVRLYADLGFKVRVFNARRKSKITCTLRLPVPNASAAPVPTMLGTRCAVDF from the coding sequence ATGGCCTCCTACGAGAAGCAgcagccgccgcccccgccgccgcccgcgaacGCGGCGCCCTACTACGCGTACCCGGCCCCGCAGCAGCCGTACTACgcgccccagcctccccctccgcccGCCCCGCGCCGGAGCGGCCCCGGCTGCCTCCTGTGCTTCGTCTTCAAGGTCATCGCCCTGGTCGTCATCGCGCTGGGCGCCGCCGTCCTCGTGCTCTGGCTCATCCTGCGCCCGGGCGCCGTCAGGGCCACCGCCGTCTCCGCCACGCTCTCCCGCTTCGACCTCGCCGAAGGAGTCCGCGCCGGCGAGGGGGTCCTCCAGTACAACCTCACCGTGGACGTCCGCGTCCGCAACCCCAACCGCTTCCGCATCCACTACGAGTACGCCGAGGCGCAGGCGTCCTACGACGGCGAGCGCTTCGGGTACCACCCCGTCCAGCCCTTCTACCTGGAGCGGAAGGGCGAGCGCACCGTCACGGCCGCGTTCGCCGGCTCGTCGGCCGTCGACGACCGCGGCGCGCTGCGCTCGTACCGGAGGGAGAGGGGCGACGGCTTCTACTACGTCAAGGTGAGGCTCTACGCCGACCTCGGGTTCAAGGTCAGGGTCTTCAACGCGCGCCGCAAGAGCAAGATCACCTGCACGCTCCGCCTGCCGGTGCCCAACGCGAGCGCGGCGCCGGTGCCGACGATGCTGGGGACGAGGTGCGCCGTGGACTTCTGA